One segment of Candidatus Poribacteria bacterium DNA contains the following:
- a CDS encoding C25 family cysteine peptidase produces MRRRDFLINGSTALAGLVVANNALYSQIISNSEKKNTGPPMKTLLLTNMRALTAAYPQEVLGIQQAIAAFARVHNAGIIDIDQVYLMKTGEHISVPAYPNARLTAIAKEIKNEITSRISGQLDMLILVGDESVIPMWEVNLDGTPLHTDSFYADLDGDGLPEVATTRVLGNPEAMQRQLSETAENGGPEATILCSEDTRIHLETQRFLDALAQQGHEVAVLGRGGAELLPQSDLIIHFGHGSPKRLSNRFGESFVSAKSMPMLPRHPIAIVDGCATTPPGSALLRAFLNNGGRAYLGSTATVWGMIPARYTNQLVMHFLDAYEAHPEWTLAKLLTVARARYARVARLPEILLELERTETINVDGDMGTHLMTFLQWHAYGTPFARLHQGDAQSVFAKHSLVETPISLKAKEGNAVEATFNLADGDGQPILFLRADWSNSISSSLMLRIHQNGEILHELKGDEHIIYQRIEDICVGGYVNGDMYHAYWLLPLQREEGQNQVRIQVSDTTTLGPLANLIRVRQNQVRDGQVNPEMELRVLPESTIEIWPEWETIGPPEEE; encoded by the coding sequence ATGCGTCGTAGAGATTTTTTAATTAATGGCAGTACCGCGTTAGCCGGACTGGTCGTTGCCAATAACGCTCTTTACTCACAAATTATTTCAAATAGTGAAAAGAAAAACACGGGGCCTCCAATGAAAACGCTGTTACTAACCAATATGAGAGCACTTACAGCAGCCTATCCTCAAGAAGTGTTGGGTATTCAACAGGCGATCGCAGCGTTTGCCCGTGTACATAACGCTGGAATCATTGACATCGATCAGGTTTATCTGATGAAGACCGGAGAGCACATTTCAGTACCAGCGTATCCCAACGCCAGACTGACAGCAATCGCAAAGGAAATCAAAAATGAAATCACCTCACGAATCAGCGGACAGCTGGATATGCTCATATTGGTAGGAGATGAATCCGTTATTCCAATGTGGGAAGTTAATTTAGATGGGACACCCCTGCACACTGATTCTTTCTACGCGGATTTAGACGGTGACGGTCTTCCAGAGGTTGCCACAACACGGGTGCTTGGAAATCCTGAGGCAATGCAGCGACAACTCAGCGAGACTGCCGAAAATGGCGGACCGGAGGCGACGATTCTCTGTTCGGAGGATACACGTATACATCTGGAAACTCAGCGGTTTCTCGATGCACTTGCTCAACAAGGGCACGAGGTCGCTGTACTTGGAAGAGGTGGCGCGGAACTTCTACCGCAGTCTGATCTAATCATTCACTTCGGGCATGGAAGCCCTAAACGGCTGAGCAATCGATTTGGTGAATCTTTTGTGTCAGCGAAGAGTATGCCGATGTTGCCGCGCCATCCGATTGCGATTGTTGACGGATGCGCGACTACACCACCCGGTTCAGCGTTGTTACGTGCGTTTTTGAACAATGGTGGTCGTGCTTATCTTGGTAGTACCGCGACCGTCTGGGGAATGATTCCGGCGCGTTACACCAATCAGTTAGTGATGCACTTTCTGGACGCTTATGAAGCACACCCGGAATGGACTCTGGCGAAACTACTCACCGTAGCACGTGCCAGATATGCCCGTGTGGCGCGTCTGCCCGAAATATTATTGGAACTTGAACGGACAGAAACTATCAACGTTGATGGAGATATGGGGACGCACCTGATGACCTTCCTACAATGGCACGCCTATGGGACACCTTTTGCTCGCCTACATCAAGGGGACGCTCAGTCGGTTTTTGCCAAGCATTCTTTGGTTGAAACCCCGATATCTCTGAAGGCAAAAGAGGGAAACGCGGTTGAAGCAACCTTCAATTTAGCCGATGGGGACGGTCAGCCAATTCTCTTTCTCCGCGCAGATTGGTCGAATTCAATTTCATCTTCGCTTATGCTTCGGATCCATCAAAACGGAGAGATACTTCATGAGTTGAAAGGAGACGAACACATTATCTATCAGCGCATTGAAGATATTTGTGTCGGTGGTTATGTCAATGGAGATATGTATCACGCCTATTGGTTATTACCGCTGCAGAGAGAGGAAGGGCAAAACCAAGTACGCATCCAAGTGAGCGACACGACTACGCTTGGTCCGCTGGCTAACTTGATTCGGGTACGTCAAAACCAAGTCCGAGATGGACAGGTGAACCCAGAGATGGAATTGCGCGTTTTACCGGAATCTACGATAGAAATTTGGCCCGAATGGGAGACCATTGGGCCACCTGAAGAGGAATAA
- a CDS encoding STAS domain-containing protein: MKTTTRLKDGVPILEPNGKIIGTAASELEEKLVSQIDASNTSTLLINFKGVNKIDSSGLGTLVSAYIAAKRKKGRIGIINVGRNIKSLVVQNRLIHIFEHFENEDAAVAALSTHA; the protein is encoded by the coding sequence ATGAAAACTACAACGCGACTGAAAGACGGCGTTCCGATCTTGGAACCAAATGGAAAAATCATCGGAACTGCAGCATCGGAGTTGGAAGAAAAACTTGTTTCACAAATAGATGCTTCTAATACATCAACGCTCCTCATCAATTTCAAGGGCGTTAACAAGATAGATAGCTCGGGTCTTGGTACCTTGGTCAGCGCGTACATCGCGGCGAAGCGAAAGAAAGGCCGTATCGGTATCATCAATGTTGGCAGAAACATCAAAAGCTTGGTCGTCCAGAATCGATTGATTCATATCTTTGAGCATTTTGAGAATGAGGATGCTGCAGTCGCAGCGTTATCAACCCATGCTTAG